The Gemmata palustris genome includes a region encoding these proteins:
- a CDS encoding DUF1552 domain-containing protein, with amino-acid sequence MPDAADRSNAQTSRRTFLRGAGVTMALPWLESVPVWGAAPGVPEASSSVAPKRFAALFMGCGISPDHWWAKGAGADMELGKSLEPLTKLKHKLNVVHGLFNKSATGVGIHPGQTGNILSGAALQKGAELRGGISVDQVIANHFRDQTDQSSLVLGCEQPTTGYHETNFSMAYSSHISWQSATSPVPMEAYPSLAFDSLFDNRGTRRNQSVLDRVRTEASALSGQVSADDRARLDEYLTSVREVEKRIESARAHKDKADGRARDRGKPVAGMKRPDDGLPEDVREHMRLMCDLIAIGFQTDKTRVASLLLCRDISGLFYPFLGVREAHHGASHSDRSEAYEKVTRFYVSQFAYLASKLDAMKEGEATVLDNSCLLFVNSMWSGSAHDSSKVPLLLAGGLGGTLKTGRALDYREKGNANRKLCSLYLSLLDRMGVKADKFGDADTRLAGL; translated from the coding sequence ATGCCCGACGCTGCCGATCGCTCAAACGCCCAAACCTCGCGCCGCACATTCCTGCGAGGCGCGGGCGTCACGATGGCCCTGCCCTGGCTCGAATCGGTTCCGGTTTGGGGGGCTGCCCCCGGCGTGCCGGAGGCCAGTTCGTCTGTCGCTCCGAAGCGTTTCGCGGCGCTGTTCATGGGGTGCGGGATCAGCCCCGACCACTGGTGGGCGAAGGGCGCTGGGGCGGACATGGAACTGGGCAAGAGCCTGGAACCGCTGACCAAGCTCAAGCACAAACTGAACGTCGTCCACGGGTTGTTCAACAAGTCCGCAACGGGCGTCGGTATTCACCCCGGTCAGACCGGCAACATCCTCTCCGGCGCTGCGCTCCAGAAGGGGGCCGAACTCCGCGGTGGGATCAGCGTCGATCAGGTGATCGCGAACCACTTCCGCGACCAGACCGATCAATCCAGTCTGGTACTCGGGTGCGAGCAACCGACCACGGGGTACCACGAGACGAACTTCTCGATGGCGTACAGTTCGCACATTTCATGGCAGTCTGCCACCTCGCCGGTGCCGATGGAAGCGTACCCGTCACTGGCGTTCGACAGCCTGTTCGACAACCGCGGCACGCGCCGCAACCAGAGCGTGCTGGACCGCGTGCGCACTGAGGCGTCGGCGCTCAGCGGGCAGGTGAGTGCCGACGACCGGGCGCGGCTCGACGAGTACCTGACCAGCGTCCGCGAGGTCGAGAAGCGGATCGAATCGGCCCGCGCGCACAAGGACAAGGCCGACGGACGGGCCAGAGATAGGGGGAAGCCCGTCGCGGGCATGAAGCGCCCGGACGACGGGTTGCCGGAAGACGTCCGCGAGCACATGCGGCTCATGTGCGACCTCATCGCCATCGGGTTCCAGACGGACAAGACCCGCGTCGCCTCGCTGCTCCTGTGCCGCGACATCTCGGGCCTGTTCTACCCGTTCCTGGGGGTGCGAGAGGCCCACCACGGGGCCTCTCACAGCGACCGGTCCGAAGCCTACGAGAAGGTCACGCGGTTCTACGTGAGCCAGTTCGCGTACCTCGCCTCGAAGCTCGACGCCATGAAAGAAGGCGAAGCGACGGTACTGGACAACTCGTGCCTGCTGTTCGTCAACAGCATGTGGTCGGGCAGCGCGCACGACTCGAGCAAGGTGCCCCTCCTGTTGGCCGGCGGGCTCGGCGGAACCCTCAAAACGGGCCGCGCGCTCGACTACCGCGAGAAGGGCAACGCCAACCGCAAACTGTGCAGCCTGTACCTGTCGCTGCTGGACCGCATGGGCGTCAAGGCCGACAAGTTCGGCGACGCGGACACCCGGCTCGCGGGCCTCTGA
- a CDS encoding DUF2314 domain-containing protein: MQRAYETARATFRYFWREIAWERRRIIPALSLACVKMPFSDGAADPGTQDASQVEQMWVGEIDFDGRVVSGALLNSPNWLKTVQVGDAVRRPLNEITDWMYAINGDVYGAYTVNLMRSRMNSQERESHDGAWGLNFGDPQKIRVAPEPKKSGGLMKALFGGRGGATDPEHPMSAAMGPPLKDQLAKDPSMLHSKDDRGWTLLHHQALAGSLATVEILLECGADPNAATDDGTTPVQLAEALGWDKVVALLARKGAR; this comes from the coding sequence ATGCAAAGGGCATACGAAACGGCCCGAGCCACCTTTCGGTATTTCTGGCGGGAAATCGCTTGGGAACGACGACGGATCATCCCCGCGCTGAGCCTCGCGTGCGTAAAAATGCCTTTCTCCGACGGCGCCGCGGACCCCGGGACACAGGACGCTTCCCAAGTCGAGCAAATGTGGGTCGGCGAGATCGATTTCGATGGTCGCGTCGTGAGCGGCGCGTTGCTGAACAGCCCGAATTGGCTGAAAACGGTCCAGGTGGGCGACGCGGTCCGCCGACCGCTCAACGAAATTACGGATTGGATGTACGCCATTAATGGGGACGTTTACGGCGCCTATACGGTCAACCTCATGCGCTCCCGAATGAACTCGCAGGAGCGCGAAAGCCACGACGGAGCGTGGGGGCTGAATTTTGGCGACCCCCAGAAGATCCGCGTGGCGCCCGAGCCGAAGAAGTCGGGTGGGTTGATGAAGGCCCTCTTCGGTGGGCGCGGCGGCGCGACGGACCCGGAGCACCCGATGAGCGCGGCAATGGGACCGCCGTTGAAAGATCAACTGGCGAAAGATCCGTCGATGTTGCACTCGAAAGATGATCGGGGTTGGACCCTCTTGCACCACCAGGCGCTAGCAGGGAGCCTCGCGACGGTGGAGATTCTGTTGGAGTGCGGCGCTGATCCGAACGCGGCGACCGATGACGGAACGACGCCGGTGCAACTCGCCGAGGCGCTTGGCTGGGATAAAGTCGTTGCACTTTTGGCACGCAAAGGGGCACGATGA
- a CDS encoding transcriptional regulator, producing the protein MTDRENRPEPEIEGAGRFAYDGLDPVLHSKARIGILTALATHPDGLSFADLSRLCSLTDGNLSRHLDTLAKTEDSKPALVKITKTFQNRRPLTTVVLTGNGRKRFREYLAHLEQVLRDAAEEAGAADATKSETRPGLAGA; encoded by the coding sequence ATGACTGACCGCGAGAACCGGCCCGAACCCGAGATCGAAGGCGCGGGCCGTTTCGCCTACGACGGGCTCGACCCGGTGCTGCACTCGAAAGCGCGCATCGGCATCCTGACCGCGCTGGCGACCCACCCGGACGGGCTGTCGTTCGCCGACCTCAGTCGGCTGTGCAGCCTCACCGACGGTAACCTGAGCCGCCACCTGGACACGCTCGCCAAGACCGAGGACTCGAAGCCCGCGCTGGTGAAGATCACGAAGACGTTCCAGAACCGGCGCCCGCTGACCACCGTCGTTCTCACCGGCAACGGCCGCAAGCGGTTCCGCGAGTACCTCGCGCACCTGGAGCAAGTGCTGCGCGACGCGGCCGAAGAAGCCGGCGCCGCGGACGCCACGAAGAGCGAGACGCGCCCGGGGTTAGCGGGGGCGTAA
- a CDS encoding ferritin-like domain-containing protein, whose protein sequence is MRSAMLEALTLTTESAALTKHALPTVWNSAEWVAYFRHNATNLMPVPWGCGAGVSPEELAEIAGSLRAWQLGETSDGTRLTRAASRYAVRMNDPGFVDAIRLFIAEEQRHGAELGKYLDLVGVPRKGRDWGDAVFRCFRHVLHQMEVWATVVVMVESHAMLYYAALRRATGSAVLRRICHQILRDEVPHLRFQCERLAVLHRGRARVLWVLTMGAHRVLFAGVTLAVWAGHRRALRAGGFTFGRFWRSAWAQMGKAWRAMDPRAYRWPAPTATS, encoded by the coding sequence ATGAGGAGCGCGATGCTGGAAGCTCTCACTCTCACCACCGAGAGCGCGGCACTCACGAAGCACGCGCTGCCGACCGTTTGGAACTCGGCCGAATGGGTCGCGTACTTTCGGCACAACGCGACTAACCTGATGCCGGTTCCGTGGGGCTGCGGGGCCGGGGTATCGCCCGAAGAATTGGCGGAGATCGCGGGTTCGCTCCGCGCGTGGCAGCTCGGCGAAACGTCCGACGGCACGCGCTTGACGAGAGCGGCTTCGCGGTACGCGGTCCGAATGAACGACCCCGGTTTTGTGGACGCGATCCGACTGTTCATCGCGGAAGAGCAGCGGCACGGAGCGGAACTCGGTAAGTACCTCGACCTGGTCGGCGTGCCGCGAAAGGGCCGCGATTGGGGCGACGCCGTGTTCCGGTGCTTCCGCCACGTGTTGCATCAGATGGAAGTGTGGGCCACGGTGGTCGTCATGGTCGAGTCGCACGCGATGCTCTACTACGCGGCGCTCCGGCGCGCGACCGGGTCCGCCGTGCTGCGCCGAATCTGCCACCAGATCCTGCGCGACGAAGTCCCGCACTTGCGGTTCCAGTGCGAGCGCCTCGCGGTCCTGCACCGCGGGCGCGCCCGGGTGTTGTGGGTGCTTACGATGGGAGCCCACCGCGTGCTGTTCGCCGGCGTCACGCTCGCGGTGTGGGCCGGGCACCGGCGGGCGCTCCGCGCGGGGGGATTCACGTTCGGCCGGTTCTGGCGCTCGGCCTGGGCACAGATGGGTAAAGCGTGGCGCGCGATGGACCCGCGCGCGTACCGTTGGCCGGCGCCGACCGCAACAAGTTGA
- a CDS encoding ISNCY family transposase (programmed frameshift), giving the protein MYLDYSNFRTVTTLAGVARYTLRIGRCRHRPCDLYSVPFRPEAEGRIALPHHEFGLDVVAYAGNRRYTAHRTAPEIHAELVARGVALSVRTVTNLLHRFDELRTLGATNPDRMRPAFEKQGRVLLALDGLQPDVGHEVLWVIRDVLSGRVVLAKSLLSACRADLAALLAQAAEAVGVPIAGVVSDGQHSIRNAVAQALPGVPHQLCQFHYLREAAGPVYEADRHAKKELKKRVRGVREVERRVEDRSDAEAEVVRGYCSAVRSALTDDGRPPLDSAGLRLRGRLDAVAGSLKKLRGEKGAGRELTRLHGMITRGLEGTAALFAPVKELFDRVYRVAHELSNYDGRTGAGVRARWDERVREMDAMSRQRPDLSEPLDHFVKVSRSYEPGLFHTYDVGDLPRTNNDLEQLFGSHRHHERRCSGRKVASPGLVVRGSVRLVAGLMTRLGEATAEELAPTSVLAWRELREELGFREAARTQQRQFRRDPASYLKSLENLARQSGLPA; this is encoded by the exons CTGTACCTCGACTACTCCAACTTCCGCACCGTCACCACGCTGGCCGGCGTCGCCCGGTACACACTGCGCATCGGCCGCTGCCGTCACCGCCCGTGTGACCTGTATTCGGTCCCGTTCCGACCCGAGGCCGAAGGCCGAATCGCCCTCCCGCACCACGAGTTCGGGCTCGACGTCGTCGCGTACGCCGGCAACCGCCGGTACACCGCGCACCGGACCGCGCCCGAGATCCACGCCGAACTCGTTGCCCGCGGTGTGGCCCTGTCAGTTCGCACGGTCACCAACCTGCTCCACCGGTTCGACGAGCTGCGCACCTTGGGTGCCACCAACCCGGACCGGATGCGCCCGGCGTTCGAGAAGCAGGGGCGGGTATTACTCGCGCTCGACGGGCTCCAGCCGGACGTCGGGCACGAGGTGCTGTGGGTGATCCGCGACGTGCTCAGCGGGCGTGTGGTCCTGGCCAAGTCGCTGCTGTCGGCGTGCCGGGCGGATCTGGCCGCCTTGCTGGCCCAGGCCGCCGAAGCCGTCGGGGTGCCGATCGCCGGGGTCGTGTCCGACGGGCAGCACTCGATCCGCAACGCGGTGGCCCAAGCGCTGCCCGGAGTGCCGCACCAGTTGTGCCAGTTCCACTACCTGCGGGAGGCGGCCGGGCCGGTTTACGAGGCCGACCGGCACGCCAAGAAGGAGCTCAAGAAGCGCGTCCGCGGGGTGCGCGAGGTCGAGCGTCGAGTCGAGGACCGGAGCGATGCGGAGGCGGAGGTCGTGCGCGGGTACTGTTCCGCGGTCCGCAGCGCGCTGACCGACGACGGGCGTCCGCCGCTGGACTCGGCCGGGCTGCGGCTGCGCGGGCGGCTCGACGCGGTGGCGGGGAGCCTGAAGAAGCTG CGCGGGGAAAAAGGGGCGGGCCGGGAGCTGACCCGGTTGCACGGAATGATCACACGCGGGCTCGAAGGGACGGCGGCACTGTTCGCGCCGGTGAAGGAGCTGTTCGATCGGGTGTACCGGGTCGCCCACGAGCTCTCGAACTACGACGGCCGGACCGGGGCCGGGGTCCGCGCCCGGTGGGACGAACGGGTCCGGGAGATGGACGCGATGAGCCGACAGCGCCCCGACCTGTCCGAGCCGCTGGATCACTTCGTGAAGGTGAGCCGCAGTTACGAGCCGGGCTTGTTCCACACCTACGACGTGGGGGACCTGCCGCGGACCAACAACGACCTGGAGCAACTGTTCGGGAGCCACCGGCACCACGAGCGGCGGTGCAGCGGTCGGAAAGTGGCGTCGCCGGGGCTGGTCGTGCGCGGGAGCGTGCGGCTGGTGGCCGGGCTGATGACGCGGCTGGGCGAGGCGACGGCCGAGGAGTTGGCACCGACGTCGGTGCTCGCCTGGCGCGAGTTGCGAGAGGAGCTCGGGTTTCGTGAAGCGGCCCGGACCCAACAGCGGCAGTTCCGACGCGATCCCGCCAGCTACCTCAAAAGCCTGGAAAACCTGGCCCGCCAGTCAGGCTTGCCGGCATAG
- a CDS encoding YncE family protein: MYRSVLALLLIVPGARAADPIAGKMLPLPAPGGWVMTPDGVTLIVSQPDKGELAYFDTVTERQVKRVSVDFKPSVMAIQGDTLFVGAKGASTVYTLEAKTGKQKKEIDLGGDAVAHIACHPTKGLVYASTATYKIYAVDPAAGTATKTKAIGHFLAVDPINGSALFTGVQPPNDQGEILIQDFPDGRVKITFDRWGARAFIVKYALDDKGPKPVSVQWNAAVSGHGLTISPDGKKIFMPSGGGWRPPVGVNTGGGGEWAAFSTEKLTGRVGELTGGTNMAFHPVLNLGVLNQAGRDIQFFNPRSLITGKAFSFSPGGDARPLLVTFGGKGTKIVLWNGDNPASATEGLHFLPLELTAADRTALEKVYGKLPATGSRPTGSSTAQAPKKGEPAPKKAMPASLTGGPGFPGF, translated from the coding sequence ATGTACCGCTCCGTTCTGGCCCTCCTGCTGATCGTGCCGGGCGCCCGCGCCGCCGATCCGATCGCGGGTAAGATGCTACCCCTCCCCGCGCCCGGCGGGTGGGTGATGACGCCCGACGGGGTGACGCTCATCGTGTCCCAACCGGATAAGGGCGAACTGGCCTACTTCGACACGGTGACCGAGCGCCAGGTGAAGCGCGTTTCGGTCGATTTCAAGCCATCGGTGATGGCCATCCAGGGCGACACCCTCTTCGTTGGCGCGAAGGGCGCGTCGACCGTCTACACCCTGGAAGCGAAAACGGGCAAACAGAAGAAGGAAATCGACCTGGGTGGGGACGCCGTGGCCCACATCGCGTGCCACCCGACCAAGGGGCTCGTGTACGCATCCACCGCGACTTACAAGATCTACGCGGTCGACCCCGCGGCCGGCACCGCGACCAAGACAAAGGCGATCGGCCACTTCCTCGCGGTCGATCCGATCAACGGGTCGGCCCTCTTCACCGGGGTGCAACCGCCGAACGACCAGGGAGAGATCCTGATTCAGGACTTCCCCGACGGACGGGTCAAAATCACCTTCGATCGGTGGGGCGCACGGGCATTCATCGTGAAGTACGCGCTGGACGACAAGGGGCCGAAGCCGGTGTCCGTACAGTGGAACGCGGCCGTCAGCGGGCACGGGCTAACGATCAGCCCGGACGGGAAGAAAATCTTCATGCCGAGCGGGGGCGGGTGGCGCCCGCCGGTCGGCGTGAACACCGGGGGCGGGGGCGAATGGGCCGCGTTCAGCACCGAAAAATTGACGGGCCGGGTCGGTGAGCTGACGGGCGGAACGAACATGGCCTTCCACCCGGTTCTGAACTTGGGCGTGCTGAACCAAGCCGGGCGCGACATTCAGTTCTTCAACCCGCGGTCGCTGATTACGGGAAAGGCGTTCAGCTTTTCACCGGGCGGGGACGCGCGGCCCCTACTCGTCACCTTCGGGGGCAAGGGAACGAAGATCGTTCTCTGGAACGGGGACAACCCGGCGAGCGCGACCGAAGGGCTGCACTTTTTGCCCCTGGAGCTGACCGCGGCCGACCGAACGGCACTGGAAAAAGTGTACGGCAAGCTGCCCGCCACCGGCTCCCGACCGACCGGGAGTTCGACCGCACAAGCCCCCAAGAAAGGCGAACCGGCGCCCAAAAAAGCTATGCCGGCAAGCCTGACTGGCGGGCCAGGTTTTCCAGGCTTTTGA
- a CDS encoding DUF1501 domain-containing protein: protein MLSIPFGRVRMCDGVSRRNFLKVGALSFGAMNLTLADVLRAEAAAKKQDPFGRTRHKAVINIFLGGGPPHQDMWEIKTEAPKEIRGEFKPIATKVNGVQIGETFTRIASMADKFAFVRSIVGARDGHDAVQCTTGFLKASLAPLGGRPSIGSAIAKLQGSVDPSVPPFVGLAERTQHVPWSDSGQTGFLGNAYEPFKPSGPDMANMVLNAANKDHLPDRKKLLASFDDMKRSVDHAGGLRGADAATERAFDVLTSNRLVEALDVSKESQKTRDRYGSGKPYQFQYDGAPTVNEHLLVARRLVEAGARVVTLSFGRWDSHGKNFDLVRDHGGKLDQCLTALVEDLDVRGMLNDTTVIAWGEFGRTPMVNKDAGRDHWPQVSCAILAGGGMKTGQAIGSTDRTGGTAKDRPVTFGDVFATLYHNMGLNAETTTINDPTGRPQYLAEGKALPELV, encoded by the coding sequence ATGCTCAGCATTCCCTTCGGTCGCGTTCGCATGTGCGACGGTGTCTCCCGCCGGAACTTTCTGAAGGTCGGGGCGCTCTCGTTCGGCGCCATGAACCTCACACTGGCGGACGTGCTCCGCGCCGAAGCCGCCGCGAAAAAGCAGGACCCGTTCGGCCGCACGCGGCACAAAGCCGTCATCAACATCTTCCTCGGGGGCGGCCCGCCGCATCAGGACATGTGGGAGATCAAGACGGAGGCGCCGAAGGAGATCCGCGGCGAGTTCAAGCCGATCGCGACGAAGGTGAACGGCGTTCAGATCGGCGAGACGTTCACGCGCATCGCGTCGATGGCGGACAAGTTCGCGTTCGTCCGGTCGATCGTCGGCGCCCGCGACGGGCACGACGCGGTTCAGTGTACGACGGGCTTTCTCAAGGCGTCGCTCGCGCCCCTGGGCGGGCGCCCGAGCATCGGCAGCGCGATCGCGAAGCTGCAGGGGAGCGTCGATCCGAGCGTCCCGCCGTTCGTCGGCCTCGCCGAGCGCACCCAGCACGTGCCCTGGAGCGATTCGGGCCAAACCGGGTTCCTCGGGAACGCCTACGAGCCGTTCAAGCCGAGCGGCCCGGACATGGCGAACATGGTCCTCAATGCCGCGAACAAGGACCACCTGCCGGACCGCAAGAAGCTCCTCGCCAGTTTCGATGACATGAAACGGAGCGTCGACCACGCCGGCGGGCTGCGCGGGGCCGATGCCGCGACCGAGCGCGCCTTCGACGTGCTCACCTCGAACCGGCTGGTCGAGGCGCTCGACGTCTCGAAAGAGAGCCAAAAAACGCGCGACCGCTACGGCAGTGGCAAGCCGTACCAGTTCCAATACGACGGCGCGCCGACCGTGAACGAGCACCTGCTCGTCGCCCGGCGGTTGGTCGAAGCCGGGGCGCGCGTGGTCACCCTGAGCTTCGGGCGCTGGGACAGCCACGGCAAGAACTTCGACCTCGTCCGCGACCACGGCGGGAAGCTCGACCAGTGCCTTACGGCCCTCGTTGAAGACCTGGACGTGCGCGGGATGCTGAACGACACTACGGTGATCGCGTGGGGCGAGTTCGGGCGCACCCCGATGGTCAACAAGGACGCGGGCCGCGACCACTGGCCGCAGGTGAGCTGCGCGATTCTGGCCGGCGGCGGGATGAAGACCGGTCAGGCGATCGGCAGCACGGACCGCACCGGCGGAACCGCGAAGGACCGCCCCGTGACGTTCGGCGACGTCTTCGCCACGCTCTACCACAACATGGGTCTGAACGCAGAAACCACGACGATCAACGACCCCACCGGGCGCCCGCAGTACCTCGCCGAAGGCAAGGCGCTGCCGGAACTGGTGTGA
- a CDS encoding RraA family protein, with product MSVEIPAAVLDELRKYDTPTVCNVLELFEMRSRIVGYTDARITACYPALPPMVGFATTATFRAGAPPRGGDTYMGLGAQVERIAALSGPKVVVFQDLDDPPTAATFGEIMCTTYKAFGCVGLVTSGCGRDLDQVEPLKFPCFTGGTMPSHGYTQIVELEVPVRAGGVWINPGDLLHGDRNGITTIPHELAALTAEGCAGFMDAESVVLNYLRAGNVTVSGFVTARDECKRRMTELGKSLKSRAAGVR from the coding sequence ATGTCGGTCGAAATCCCCGCCGCCGTTCTCGACGAGCTTCGCAAGTACGACACGCCGACCGTGTGCAACGTGCTGGAACTCTTCGAGATGCGCTCGCGCATCGTGGGCTACACCGACGCGCGCATCACGGCGTGTTACCCCGCCCTGCCGCCGATGGTCGGGTTCGCGACCACCGCGACGTTCCGCGCCGGTGCGCCGCCTCGTGGTGGCGACACGTACATGGGGTTGGGGGCGCAGGTCGAACGAATCGCGGCCCTGAGTGGCCCCAAAGTGGTCGTGTTCCAGGATCTGGACGACCCGCCCACCGCGGCCACGTTCGGCGAGATCATGTGTACCACGTACAAGGCGTTCGGGTGCGTGGGGTTAGTGACGAGCGGGTGCGGGCGCGATCTGGACCAGGTCGAACCGCTGAAGTTTCCGTGCTTCACCGGCGGCACGATGCCGTCGCACGGTTACACGCAGATCGTGGAACTCGAAGTGCCGGTCCGCGCCGGGGGCGTCTGGATCAACCCGGGTGACCTGCTCCACGGCGACCGGAACGGCATCACCACGATTCCGCACGAACTCGCGGCACTCACGGCCGAGGGGTGCGCCGGGTTCATGGACGCGGAATCGGTGGTGCTGAACTACCTCCGCGCCGGAAACGTGACCGTGTCCGGGTTCGTGACCGCACGCGACGAGTGCAAGCGCCGGATGACCGAACTGGGGAAGAGCCTCAAGTCGCGTGCGGCCGGCGTCCGATGA